TCTCTAACGAGCTTGCCTGCCCCGGAACCCGCAACAACCACTGGGCGCCACTGTGTTCAATAAAGCCTATACCGCGGTTACGATTGTTCTCCTCGATCGAGCGAATCAGGTCTTCTTGGGTCAGGCCAAATGCCAGCAGTTTCTCCGGCTCTAAAGCAATTAGAATTTCTCTCTTGAAGCCGCCGATCGGATTGACTTCCACCACACCAGGTACACGCAGTAACTGCGGGCGCACAATCCAGTCATGCACCGAACGCAAGTCCTTGGGTGTTACCGCACTGCCGTCAGCATTGGTGGCTCCCGGTTCGGAGTCCACTGTGAACATAAAGATTTCACCAAGGCCTGTGGCGATAGGTCCGAGCTCGGGTTCCAAACCAGCAGGCAGTGCGCCACGTACACTAGTGAGCCGTTCATTCACTAACTGGCGGGCAAAATAAATATCGGTGCCATCTTCAAAAATCACCGTAACCTGAGATAGTCCATACCGCGAAACGGAGCGGGTATAAGCAAGGCTCGGCAATCCAGCCATTGCATTTTCCACAGGGTATGTAACCCGTTGCTCAACTTCTTTTGGGGTATACCCCGGTGCCCCCGTATTAATAACCACCTGGATATTGGTGATATCCGGTACCGCATCAATGGGCAGCCGGGTGAAATTCCAAATGCCCAAACCGCACAGTAAAAGCACAAAGGTAATAACCAGCCCGCGATTTTGAATTGAGGTTCTTATCAAGTACTCAAGCATGTCGAACCCTCAGTGATCGTGGGATGCACCGGACTTTTCAATGTCCGCTTTAATGATGTAGCTGTTGCCGGTGACATACTCGATTCCCGGTCGAATCCCCCCCAGCACCTCTACCCAATCGCCTGCTTCACGCCCCAGCTCCAACATACGCACCTCATATTGATCGCCCACCTTGGCATAAACGACAGTAAAATCGCGGAACGCCTGTAAACCGGAGCGCTTTACGGCGAGAGGCACCTCATATTCAGCAACTTGGATATCGCCGCTTACAAAAGAACCTGGTGCGAGGCCTGGGGGAATATCTTGCAGTGACACTCGAACGGCGGTGGCCTGGTTGGGTTTCATCAAAGTATCAATTTGTTTCACTACCCCGAGCAGAGGAGTTTCCAGGGACCTTATATTGACGGAAACGGGCGCGCCCTGGCGAATCTGGGGGCGTGTCGAGGGGAAAACATCCAGCTCTGCCAACAAAGCAGTATCATCGGCAACTGTTAATAAAACTCGACCTGCGGTCTGTTCGCCAGGGTTTACATTGCGCTGGACTACTACACCGGCAATTGGGGATTGAATAGTGTAGGTGTTTAGGTTTTGATTGCTGTTAATGGTAATTAGGGGTTGCCCTTTTTTAACGCGCTCCCCCAACCCCACCTGCACAGTTTCTACAAAGCCATCGAAACGCGCACTAATTTCACGTACCTGCTCTGGATCTACAATAAGCCTGCCATAAGCGCGGCTGGTCTCACTCATCCTGGCGGGGCCGACGGTTTCCGTATCAATTTCCATTGATTCAGCAATACCGGATTCGATACGGGTTCGCCCCTCAAAATTATCGTATTGCCAACGGTACTCTTGCCCCTGGTACTTGGCGGTTAGAGTCACAACAAATGAGTGGGGCTCATAGATCACCATATCACCACGCAGGTAATCCCCCTCAGGCCTGAACTCGATATGATCCTCTCCATCTCCAAGCCTTGTAAGAACCACTTTAAGATCAACCTGCTGAGGATTAACCAGCTCTCCATCATTACTCACCCAAACCCGAAACTCCGGGGGAACACCGGTTTCATAAATACTTAGCTCAACGGCAAAATCACCTTCACGCAACATGCGCCCACGATTGGGCCCTTTTTCCGGTTCCGCCCCCGCGACAGCTCCGGCCGCATAGACACTGCCGCTGCCACTAAGTAACAAGGAAAGTAGAGCACTGAATATCAGGCTGGAAAAAACTGCGGATCTCATATCTCGCTCTCGCTTATCTGTGCCACTGACAGGCCGGTGAGTTTTTCAATTTCAATCAGGCTAAGGTGTGCGTTGTACTGTGCCTGGAGCAGTGAAAGCTGCGCATCGGTAAGTCCCTGTTGGGCAAGTGCCAATTCCGAGTAGTTATAGCGGCCACGTCGATAGGCTTTTTGCGTAGCGGTGAGCGCCTTATCCAGACTAGGAATCATCTTTTCATTCAAGGCGGCAGCCACGTGCCGGTGATGTTGTAGCCTTTGGGTCATCACAAAGAGCTGTGTATCCAACTCAATCTCTTTCGCATTTCTTTCTGCTCGGAAACGATTTTGTTCCGCCCTCAAAGCAGATACCTTGCCGCGATTGCGATCGCCCTTACCTAGTGGGATTGCGAAACCTGCCACCAATCCATAATCCCCGCTCGCATCGTTGTGACGAACTCCTGTATCAATCCGCCACTGAATGCCAGCTTCTGCACGTGCCAAATCAATTTCCGCCTGCGCCACGCGCTCGCGGCTCATGAATATTTCCAAATTTGGGTTGCTCGCCACCAAGCTTCGCAATCTAGATAAATCGGCTTCTGGAATGACACTGGAAAGGGAGCCCGCCACCCCAAGAAAGCTGGGCTCTCTGGAACCCCACTGGGCAGCTAATTGATATCTGGCTATATCCAATTCGTGTTCGACATCTTCCACAGCTAAGAGTCGACGCTGCAAATCGACTTCCGCCCGAAAAGCATCGGCTTCATTCGTTCTGCCAACACTAACCTGACGATTAATTTCAGCGGTCATATTGCGAGCCAGGTCGACAGCTGTTTTAGCAATTTTGAGGCGTTCCTGTTGCGCCAGGACCTGGAAAAAGTAACGTGCGGTATTAGCGGCAACTTCTAACTCAAGAACCTGCTTTTGGGCCTCAATCACGGAAGTCTTACTGCGTGTAGCCATTACACGTTTTTCTGCGAGATCACCCTGTAATAGCCAACTGATGCCTACTGTTACCTGGGAGCTGCCATTGCCATCGCTGCTCTTGTCCTCTCCCAGCCCCTCGGCGGCAACATTAAGCTCCGGGCGTGGTCCAAGCTTGGCGTGCTTGGATAAAGCATCCACAGCCTCAAACTGATATCGGTAACCCGCCAGTTCAGGATGATTTTGCAAGCTTTTAAGGATTGCCTGCTCATAAGTAAGGCCCGATAACTCCTCGCCCTGCTCTGCCTTAAGGGACCCACTTAATGCGACTAAAAAGAACACAGCCCCGGCCACAAAAAACCGATCTATAGTCGGTTTTTTGATTATGACGAAACGCAAACAATTAAACACTTCAGCTTCCTTAGTGGGAGAACAGGGTTTCGACGGTGTGGTGGAGTGCATCCACCGAAACAAGGCAAGTACCAGTAAGAACCACAAACAATCCAGCTAATAATAAAGGGGATAAGTTGCGCCCCTTATCATCAGACAACAAGTAACGAATACGGGCATCCAGCTGGTCAAGAGCGAAATAACAGACCATTGCTGAACTTCTCTCTTTGGGCTGCAACCCATTGGAGATACGGGTTACTTTAAGTAGAGTTTGGGCGATAAAGGTCTCACTCCACCCCTGCCTATGGGCATAAGCATCTGCACGCTGCTCCATACACAGCGCCATCTGCCGATTCAGGTAATTCCCCAAACGCGTAGGGAAAAAGCTGGCAAACAAAGCGAATATTAATTTCTTCAGAGGATCAAATTTTTGCGCATGGGCTTCCTCATGAAGTCGCACCACCTCAAATTCTTCCGCTGTTAACTGGTCTCGCAGACCGCTGGTATAAAACCCTTGCGGACGGAGCAGACCACTGGTGAAAGCCTGGGGCCCCTTTGCCTGGATAATACTCTGATCAGACTTATCCCTTTCGCAAAGTTGCATTAACAAACGGAGCTGCGCCAAATGATGATGAGCTCGTTTAAAACTTTGAAACACCAAAAACCCGCTAAGGAAAAGAAACGCAATGGTAAAAACACCATGCCAGCTGTAGAGGTTAAAAGCATTGATATGGTGCCAGTGCGCCAATGATACAACGCCTCCCAAAAGGCTGGGGAAAGCCAGGATAACAGCGGCAGTGGAAGCCGCGAACCACGGCAACAATACCGCGCTCCATAGCAATAAACGTCGGCTACTGGCAGACAAGCGAAGTGAATACCGGGAAGCAGAAAGGCAGGCAGCTGATACCAGTATAATACCGACAAACAGGCCAAGCGCTGCAATAGTCAGCAGGTTTAGCCAGAGTGCAACCTGCCCCAAAATCATTAGCGATCACCCTGCTGGCGCTTAATCTTCTGGCTTTCGATCAACTGCTCCAGCTGCTCTAATTGGCTTTCGCTCAGCTCCGACGAGATGGAGGTAAATGCGGCTACCAGCCCGTTCTCATCATCAACGAACTCACGAGTAACGTCTTGAATCAGTTGCCCGACAAATTCGTAGCGCTCCACTGCCGGGCTGTATTGGAATGCATGCCCCTGCTTCTCCCGGGACAGCAAACCTTTCTTGTAGAGGCGATCCAGCGTGCTCTGGATGGTATTGAGAGAACCTCCACGGACCCTGCTCAGGTCCGAGTGGACCTGTTTGGCGTCTGCAGATTTCACACTCCAAAGGTATTGGAGCACCTGTTTCTCAAGATCACCCAGTCGCATAGACCGATATCCCAATAGTGAAAGTAATTCGTTGAACGATGGTAGTCATGTAAAAACCGATCGTCAATAGGTTTTTATTTTTCAGATCTTTTTTGGGCAATGCTCCAAATAAAAGAGTCGGCAAAGCAGGGGGGCATTTGGGGCTATGCCAACTTCAATTCATTCGCATTGCCAAGCAGCCATTGAAAACAATCGCCACATCACAACTGCTATATCTAAAATTAAAGTGAGTAGCCGTGTACCTTGGCCTTTCGAGCCACACTATCCAATTGGTAATGCAAGAAATACCTAGAATTAGAGAACGCCATATTTTTTCAGCAGCTGTCGAGCTACTTTAACCCTTTCCTGTCGAACGCCTCCAAAGGTCTCCCGATCCATATTAATTGCAAAGTAATGCACATTATCTTTGGACTCGACGATGCCAATATACCAACCCAAAGCATAACCCTTGGCTATCTGTCCTCCGCCAGTTTTGGCGTAGAGTTTGTAACTGTCAGTTTCCTCAACCAACATTACCTGCTTGAATGAAGCCAATGTATCTGAGGACACAGGCAGTTGCCCACTAAACAGCTTATGCAGAAAATTGACTTGCTCTCGGGCAGAAATTTTCAGACTACCGTGTAACCAGAAACGATCCACTCCAGAAGATATATCCATATTTCCATAGTTAAACTTTGTCAAGTATTGATTCATTCTCTCCGCGCCGACCTGAAAGGCAATTTGCTGATAGATTGGAACCGCAGAATTTTGGAATGCCGCCCTTATCGGAAGGGGTTTTTCATACCAAACCGTAGGCCACCATTTCTGTGCAGGATACTTCTCATGATCGTAGGTGAGTTCCTGCTCTAGGCTACTTACAACACCCAAATCCAAGGCAATCAGGGTATTTGGTATTTTGAAAGTGGAAAAAGGTGAAAGCCTGATATCCGCCCTATTCTCATTGACAACCGTAAATCTGGACTCCCGCTCATTCTTCAGAACAAAAGTACATGATTCATCACAGATCAAACCTTCAGAGGCCCAGGCAAAGCCGGATACTAGAGGAAGATAAAAAGCAATTATTCTCAGGCAGCGTTTCGTAACATTCATTGTCCTAATATACCTTACATTGATTCAGACACTATAAATCTGCCAAAAAAACTAAACACCGCCAGTCAGGGCCTAATAGAGCACAAACATAGCAGCTATATAAGAGCGGTATATATTATCTCCAAAACACTGATTCAGGCCACATAGCTTTACTGAAACATTAGAGCTAACCCAAGATTACAGAAATATTCACTGTCAACTAAAGTACCATCATTATCAAATAGGAAGCGTTCACTCACCATCCAACCCTTTACCCAATATCATCAGATGCCTACTCTGAGGACACCCTTATATGACTTGATTCCGCCAGTAAATCTATGTTTTCTAATCTGGCAGAGTAATCCCTGCCAGATTAGAAATCTTCTAAGTATCAAGTAATAACTACTTTTCTGCAGTACGTGGATGGGGCTTATATCTGCCCTTACCTTTCACCTTATGCCACGCTCTTTGAGCATCAACAAAACCGAGACCTGTATTGTTAGCCCCCAAGTGTGAGTGTCTTGCTGTCGACTGAAGAGCTTGTACTACCCTTTGAGCTGCCTCACTCCCGGAGAAACCATAGTGTTCTGCAGCATCCAGCAAAAGAACGCTCACTGCTGCCAGTTGCGGTGCGGAAAAGGAACTGCCGGACTCAAAATTGGTGCTTGAAGCTGAGTAGACCGCATCACCCGAGATTGCAAAGCTTCGATCACTAGCCAACTGATTGTACCCAGGCACGGTAGCGGTCAGTGAAACCTCGTTTGAAAAAGGCTGTAAATTGATTGCGAACATTAAGTTCTTATCACCTGGCTGACCTTCATTTTGTGCAAGGAAAGATTTTATTAACTCCAGATCGTAAGTGAAAAAGCTGCCTAGCGGCGGCAGACCTAAGTGCTCACGAACATCTGTATTTGCTCCATCCAAGTCTGTTCCTGTATTACCAATGGATTTTGTAAAGATTTTTGTCTGCAGGATACTGGATAAATGATCGGCGAACTCCTGATCTAACTGATCGTCAGTAATGTGAAATGCCCTACTCATGTTGATAACACTGATGTCCTCACGAGCACGCATATACTCCATAGCTTCATTGTAAGTTTTACTCTCTGTACTCACTGGAACAATAGTGGCCTTAGGCGCGATATCCAGAATGATATCAATCACGGTATTTCCGTGAAGGAATGTTATGGGATCTCCAAATTGAACTTCAGCTTCAATATTTGGATACATCTCGCGTTGCTGCTGTAATCGCGCAGGGTCAAATAAATCGAATACCGCTATAACGATCCCTTCTCCATCAAAATGCCTAACTAAACTTTGCTGTTTGAGACTGTAGCTCGGCACATAGGGCAATAAAAATTCATTAATCGCTAACCTGAACTCATCCAATTCATGAATAGCTGCTTCAAATGCCGGCAGGTGCTCTTGTTGATAATCTTCCGGCTGGAAAGTGTACAATAGTTCAGCCAGCACAATAAACTCAGTAATAGACTGGCCCCACTTATGCATCAGTAGATCTTCTACCATGTATAAAGACTTATACCTTCCCTGGTATTGATCGAAATCAGCAGCTAAGTAACTATCAAATATCGGGGTAATGGGCTCTTCCCAAGGCCAGGGAGTCAGTTCTTTGATGATATCCAGAGACTCTCGTGCTTGCTCTACATTAGGATCTGATGCGAACACCTTAAAACTGAATACGACCAGCAGAACCGTCAATATAACCTTATTCAAAACTATTTTCCTTTTATACTGGAATTTATTTGGATATTTTAGTTTGGACTACTACAAGCCAAGGGTGACAACACCGCAATTTCTCCCCGGCAGGATCTCTTAGCAGTGAATAAATAGGAACATGGAAGATACGGAAAGGCAATGATAGGCTAACAAACTTTGAGTAAAGTTACCTTTAATTGAATAGGCTTTAAATTGAAAAACCAGGAGGAGATACTGAACGATTCAGGTCTATTTGATAACAATAAGTGAGAAACCAAAATACGGTCAATTATGCTAGTTTATCTTTACTAAATTAGAATTCACCTGACAAGCACCCTCTAAAAATGTCACTGTGGAATCAAGCCTAAAATCAGATTTAACACTATAAAATCTGCATTCAATCACGTCTAAGATCGATTTTAAGTTTCCATATTTTGCCCCAGTGAATATGATTGCCATAGAAAATAGGTTCTTTGAGGCTATGATTTCGCGAGGTTAAACTTACCTGGCTTTTTTCGAGGGTACCCGCGCTTCTATTTACGCCCGATCTGACGGGAATCAGGACAACATACCCATATCCCCCTTTTTTTGCCCATTCTTTGGAATGAAGGTGATCCAAGTCACCCAGACCACTATCAGGCTTTTCGAAACCAGCTTTCTCCCACGCAGTTCCATAACTTGTATAATTAGGGTTGACCCAAATATGCTCTTCCTCTGGAATATAATCCCTCAGTGTCGAGTTTGTAATATTTTTTAGGCGGAGAGCATTATCTGAAGTAACTCCTGGGATTGATATAACGGTTCCAAGACTCCTTAAGACTTGCTCATCTCTAACCGCAACAGGCAAGTCATCTTTTAAAACTAGAGTGTCGCGCTTTTCATCATACGTTCGATTGAAGTCATTTTCGTCTATTGTAAACATCATTTCCCTCCAATTTTTATTAAAACCCAGAAATTAATTTAAAATATAATTATCAGTTTATTTATGCATCATAAAAAATCCATCTCCTTCTGATTACGGAGATACTTTAAGGAGCGCTATACAAAGCACATCATACATAGCGGAACAGATAATCATGACAGGCAATCAGGACGAACAATACTTGATCACCTCACGAATAGACCATGGGTATACACGCTTTTGCCTGAAAGCGATCTCAATATTTTATGGTATTCCCCGATATGTCAATAGCCCTGGCACTTAATTCTTTATAAGAGGGCAAATCTTCGGATGGTTTAAGCAGAATTGGTCCATATCGACTGTACTACTCATAAACTAGGAGAATATTTTCAGCATGTGCACCTCTCAAACACTGAATGCCACCACTGCCTAATATATAAATTACCTTTAGTGTTCGCCGGAATTTTTTATTTTTCCACTTCATTGAGAATTACAGACCATCTTTAGCTGTAGTACCTGCATCAATCTTCATTCGCTCATTGTTCAGATAATCACAAACCATTTCCATCCCATCCAACACTCTAAAGGTATGCCTCTGGATAATATCTGGGGGTACAAAATAGAGGCTGTCATTTTTCACTGCAGTGAGTGTCGGATAGTCTTTCCAGGCATCCAGCCAATCTGGTCGGCTTTCTCCCATGCCGCTGGAAATAATCACGTCAGGATTCCGGTTAAGAACAGACTCGATACTGATCTTGGGCGCTAAAACCATTGCATCAGCAAATGCATTACGACCACTACAAGTTTGGATCACATCGCTGATCAAATGCTCGCCGTTGAGTGTTTGGAGTGGGTCATTCCATACCTGGTAGAATACACTTACCGGTGTTTTTTTCTTGTTGCTATGCTGGAGTTCATTTAGCCTCTTAAGCCACTCGCTTGCGGTGCGATCCGCATTCTCCGTTGTGCCGGCAAGCTCACCAAATAGTCTTACATTCTTTGCAATATCTTCCAGAGTTCGGGACTCAGTAACGAATACCGTAAAGCCGAGATCATCCAGCTTTTGAATCATTTCATCGCCATTTCCCGACCCCCAGGCGACAATCAGATCCGGTTTCAGAGCCAGCAAAGATTCATAGCTTAGTGCCTTGTAATTGCCAATCTTTGGTAACTTCTTTGCCTGCTCGGGATAATCGCTGTAGCTAACAGCAGCAACCAGCTTCTCTCCCGCACCTGCGCTGTAGAAATTTTCTACAATATGTGGAGCCAGGGCAACAATACGCTCTGCCGGCGCTGCCAATTCGATCCAGTGCCCCCGTGCATCCTGTACACGTACTGGTTTATCGGCCCAACAAGAGCCTACCCAAAAAAGGCTCAGGGTAGTAATGAAGATTGTGAAAATACTGCGAGACATCATTTAACTCGTCTAACTCTAAATTTATTGTTTTGTAACACTCAAATTTCAAATACTGGCAAGAGCTACCCACAGAATTAGTACTGTAAGTTCGATAATTTCGACCAGGCCACCCAGACAATCACCGGTATAGCCACCGATAGTTTTCTCCCATAAGTGGCGCCAACAAAGAATCAGCACAGGTAAAGCAATAGCCATTCCAACTACGATGGCTATAGGAGCTGCTGCAAAGGCGATGGCCATAACGATAACTACCACAGGTAATAGTTCCCACCTTCTCTTTGAGCCAGATGGTGGAACAAAACCCTCCACACGGGCGTAGTCTGAAATACTCATTAGAGATAACGCTGCTGCCCTGGCCAACATCGGCGACAGTACCAGCGGCAGGTATATCCAGTTTTCTATCGCATCCGGCTGGGTTGTAAGTAGAGTTGCGATCGCTGCGAATTTAATCAGTAGAAATACAACAAGGGCAACAACCGCAACTGAGCCACAATGTGGATCATGCATTACAGTCAGGATTCGATTGCGCCGCTCTTCAGGGGCAGCGCATTTGTGACCGGCAAAGTAGGCATCAGTACAATCGGCAAGGCCATCAAGATGTAAGGCACCAGTTAAAATGACCCAAAATCCCAGCAATATTGACGCCTGTAGCTGAATTCCCAGTGGGGCCAGCAGGTATGCTGCGGCAGATAATAGGAGTCCAATAACAACCCCAACTAACGGATAGAAGTATATTGACCGCTCTACTGTTTCGTTATCGACCCGTCGCAACAATCCAGCTACTGGCAGCCGGGTGAGAAAGACCAGTGCATATAGGAATGCCTGGATAAGATCTGAAAACTTACGGACAATAAACATAGGCACCCTGCTCCGGGTAGGGAATCCCAAAAGTCTCGCTATTGCAGTCGTATTCCATTGATGCGGCAAATCCATACCCCACCTGTAACGACATCATCTGACTGGGGCCCCAACCATGGGCAATGCTCAGCAATAACTTGATCACGCCACCATGGGTCACCAATAGCAAGGATTCTCCCGAGTAGCAAACAGCCAGCTCGCTAATAGTCTGTAGTACCCTGGACTTAAAAGCTGTAAAAGATTCGCCACCTGGGGGGAGTACTTGTCTGGCTCACGGCTCCATGCATCACACAATGCTTGTTGCTCGGTCCAGATTTTATCGACCGACTGCCCTTCCCACTCCCCAAAACCAATTTCGCGGATACCCGAAGAGGATCTCACTGGCAACTTTTTATCGAAGCCAAGTTGGGCAGCGAAAGCCTGGCATCGACCCAGTGGGGAAGTAACGATTCGATCCCATGAGCCAGCTAGCTCCTCAAGCCCACGAGTCATCTGAGCCCAGCCTTCGTCAGTCAAGGGGACATCAATCTGCCCACGAAATATACTACCGCCAGAGCAGGCACCATGGCGTAACAAATCAATCCGCAATAGGTACACCTGCTTCGCTGAAGGTAAACATTTTGTTATGCAGGTTAAGTGCTTGCCTGATAATACTCACCGCCAATACAGCACCGGTGCCCTCCCCCAACCGCATATTGAAGTTAAGCATGGGGCTAACCCCCATACACTCTAGAGCCAATTTGTGACCGAATTCATCAGATAAATGGGCATAAAGTAACCAGGGTTTTACTGAGGGGTTGATAGCCCCCGCAATAGCGGCTGCGGCCGTGGCCATAAATCCGTCGACCAATACCGGAGTACTGCGCTGGGCATTGGCGATAAAAGCCCCGACCAATGCGGCAATTTCAAAACCGCCCAGAATACGCAGAATGTCTAGTGGAGAGCTCAACGCTGAACGGTGCTGTTCCAGCGCCGATTCAATCAGCTCAACCTTGCGAGCGAGTACCTCATCATCAATACCAGTTCCACGGCCTGTGATATCGACCACTTTCAAATCGAACAGCGCTGCAAAAATAGCAGCCGCTGAGGCGGTGTTGCCGATGCCCATATCACCGCCGATAAAACAGTCACTATTGCTGGACTGTCGGCGCCCAGCATTAAGTGCACATACCAGCTGCGTCTGAGTCATCGCAGCATTACTCTGAGAAAAATCTGCCGTAGAGGGCGCTATGAATTCATCTATCAGTTCAGGATGCTCAACAGGTACCACACAGCCCAGGTTGATTGCAGCAAAATCGGCATTATGCTCGCGGCTCAACACATTGATTGCAGCACCACCCTCGCAAAAAATATTGAGCATCACCGAAGTGACTGCCTGGGGGAACCGGGATGTTCCCTGGGCAGCGATACCATGATCGGCTCCGAACACACGTACAGACAGGTGTTCCAGCTGAGGTCGCTCTCTGCCCTGGAATCCGGCAAAATCTATAGCGATACTTTCCAGCCGGCCGAGCGCACCTTCCGGCTTTATTAATTGTTTCTGTCGAGCTGTAGCTGCATGTCGAGCAGATTGGTCCGGCGCTGGAGCCGGCTGATAAAGCCAGTGCATTTTATCCGCCATGGTTATATGCCTCTCGCGCTCAATTTATTTAACAGTTAGCGGTAAACCGGCAATGGCCAGGGTTACGCTGTCTGCCCTTTCCGCCAACGCCTGGTGCAACCACCCTGCAGCGTCCACAAATTCCCGGGATAACTGCCCAAGTGGCACTATGCCCGAGCCAACCTCATTGCTAACAAAAATCCAGGGAGTAGCGCCGTTGTTTGGATTGCTACGCTTTAGCTCGATGCATTGCAGCAGTGCGTTACGTTCGCGTTCCCATACCCCCTGATGGATACAGTTGCTGAGCCACAGGGTCAGGCAATCCACTAGAATACAGTGGGTGTGTGGAGCTGCTATCAGAGCTTCAGCCAGAGCGATGGGCTCTTCTATGGTCTGCCAGCGTTGATCCCGTTCACTCTGGTGTTGAGCGATACGCGAACGCATTTCCTCGTCCCCTGCAGTGGCAGTTGCCACATAAGTAAGCCCGCTTGCGTTATTGCTTTGTAACCAGTGTTCAGCGCGCTGCTGTGCCAGTCGGCTTTTACCGCTGCGGGCGCCGCCCAGTATCAAGTGCACTTCACTATTGCTATACATCAGCCACCACCAGAGATTTACCCGTCACTGGATGTGGTATCACCGTGACACTGTACCCATAAAGCTGTTGCATATTTTCTGCTGTCAGCACGTTTTCAGCGCTCCCATAAGCCATACTGCGCCCTTGCTTCAGGGCGAGAATCCGGTCGCTGTAACCACTGGCATGGGCGAGATCGTGCACCGTCATCACAACAGCCACGCCGCTCCGGGCAAAATCCCGCACAGCCCTCATCATTCCATACTGATGTGCGATATCGAGGCTGGTGGCCGGCTCATCTAACAAAAGCAAACGATCGCCTCCGTCTTCAGCACGCCAGATTTGGGCCATTACCCTTGCCAGCTGCAATCGCTGCTGTTCACCGCCCGATAGTGTGGGATAGAGACGTTCGGATAAGTGGCTAACATCTAGCGCCGCCATGGCTTCCAGACAGATTTTCCTATCTCGCTCAGTTCCTGTCGCATGTGGTGTTCGACTAAGAGCCACCAGTTCCAGCCCGGTAAAAGCAAATGAAAGCGAATTGTTCTGCGGTAAAACGGCCAGTTGCCTTGCTCGATTACGGGCAGGCAAACTGGAGAGAGACTCACTTTTAAAATAAACCCGCCCATTCTCCATCGCGGCTTCGCCACAAAGTGCACGTAACAGAGTCGACTTACCAGCGCCATTCGGACCAAT
This DNA window, taken from Microbulbifer sp. GL-2, encodes the following:
- a CDS encoding M56 family metallopeptidase — translated: MILGQVALWLNLLTIAALGLFVGIILVSAACLSASRYSLRLSASSRRLLLWSAVLLPWFAASTAAVILAFPSLLGGVVSLAHWHHINAFNLYSWHGVFTIAFLFLSGFLVFQSFKRAHHHLAQLRLLMQLCERDKSDQSIIQAKGPQAFTSGLLRPQGFYTSGLRDQLTAEEFEVVRLHEEAHAQKFDPLKKLIFALFASFFPTRLGNYLNRQMALCMEQRADAYAHRQGWSETFIAQTLLKVTRISNGLQPKERSSAMVCYFALDQLDARIRYLLSDDKGRNLSPLLLAGLFVVLTGTCLVSVDALHHTVETLFSH
- a CDS encoding TolC family protein; translated protein: MFNCLRFVIIKKPTIDRFFVAGAVFFLVALSGSLKAEQGEELSGLTYEQAILKSLQNHPELAGYRYQFEAVDALSKHAKLGPRPELNVAAEGLGEDKSSDGNGSSQVTVGISWLLQGDLAEKRVMATRSKTSVIEAQKQVLELEVAANTARYFFQVLAQQERLKIAKTAVDLARNMTAEINRQVSVGRTNEADAFRAEVDLQRRLLAVEDVEHELDIARYQLAAQWGSREPSFLGVAGSLSSVIPEADLSRLRSLVASNPNLEIFMSRERVAQAEIDLARAEAGIQWRIDTGVRHNDASGDYGLVAGFAIPLGKGDRNRGKVSALRAEQNRFRAERNAKEIELDTQLFVMTQRLQHHRHVAAALNEKMIPSLDKALTATQKAYRRGRYNYSELALAQQGLTDAQLSLLQAQYNAHLSLIEIEKLTGLSVAQISESEI
- a CDS encoding class D beta-lactamase is translated as MNVTKRCLRIIAFYLPLVSGFAWASEGLICDESCTFVLKNERESRFTVVNENRADIRLSPFSTFKIPNTLIALDLGVVSSLEQELTYDHEKYPAQKWWPTVWYEKPLPIRAAFQNSAVPIYQQIAFQVGAERMNQYLTKFNYGNMDISSGVDRFWLHGSLKISAREQVNFLHKLFSGQLPVSSDTLASFKQVMLVEETDSYKLYAKTGGGQIAKGYALGWYIGIVESKDNVHYFAINMDRETFGGVRQERVKVARQLLKKYGVL
- a CDS encoding efflux RND transporter periplasmic adaptor subunit produces the protein MRSAVFSSLIFSALLSLLLSGSGSVYAAGAVAGAEPEKGPNRGRMLREGDFAVELSIYETGVPPEFRVWVSNDGELVNPQQVDLKVVLTRLGDGEDHIEFRPEGDYLRGDMVIYEPHSFVVTLTAKYQGQEYRWQYDNFEGRTRIESGIAESMEIDTETVGPARMSETSRAYGRLIVDPEQVREISARFDGFVETVQVGLGERVKKGQPLITINSNQNLNTYTIQSPIAGVVVQRNVNPGEQTAGRVLLTVADDTALLAELDVFPSTRPQIRQGAPVSVNIRSLETPLLGVVKQIDTLMKPNQATAVRVSLQDIPPGLAPGSFVSGDIQVAEYEVPLAVKRSGLQAFRDFTVVYAKVGDQYEVRMLELGREAGDWVEVLGGIRPGIEYVTGNSYIIKADIEKSGASHDH
- a CDS encoding BlaI/MecI/CopY family transcriptional regulator encodes the protein MRLGDLEKQVLQYLWSVKSADAKQVHSDLSRVRGGSLNTIQSTLDRLYKKGLLSREKQGHAFQYSPAVERYEFVGQLIQDVTREFVDDENGLVAAFTSISSELSESQLEQLEQLIESQKIKRQQGDR
- the cobS gene encoding adenosylcobinamide-GDP ribazoletransferase; this translates as MFIVRKFSDLIQAFLYALVFLTRLPVAGLLRRVDNETVERSIYFYPLVGVVIGLLLSAAAYLLAPLGIQLQASILLGFWVILTGALHLDGLADCTDAYFAGHKCAAPEERRNRILTVMHDPHCGSVAVVALVVFLLIKFAAIATLLTTQPDAIENWIYLPLVLSPMLARAAALSLMSISDYARVEGFVPPSGSKRRWELLPVVVIVMAIAFAAAPIAIVVGMAIALPVLILCWRHLWEKTIGGYTGDCLGGLVEIIELTVLILWVALASI
- a CDS encoding cobalamin-binding protein, whose protein sequence is MMSRSIFTIFITTLSLFWVGSCWADKPVRVQDARGHWIELAAPAERIVALAPHIVENFYSAGAGEKLVAAVSYSDYPEQAKKLPKIGNYKALSYESLLALKPDLIVAWGSGNGDEMIQKLDDLGFTVFVTESRTLEDIAKNVRLFGELAGTTENADRTASEWLKRLNELQHSNKKKTPVSVFYQVWNDPLQTLNGEHLISDVIQTCSGRNAFADAMVLAPKISIESVLNRNPDVIISSGMGESRPDWLDAWKDYPTLTAVKNDSLYFVPPDIIQRHTFRVLDGMEMVCDYLNNERMKIDAGTTAKDGL